Proteins encoded together in one Musa acuminata AAA Group cultivar baxijiao chromosome BXJ3-6, Cavendish_Baxijiao_AAA, whole genome shotgun sequence window:
- the LOC135580966 gene encoding uncharacterized protein LOC135580966 isoform X2 yields the protein MQLWQQQLMYKQSQELHRQQQLQQLDQGPWQSSPLSQLSGVANPATGNQLSTPLHEMPINDTYNYIWPNNFVGGISNLPSNTQMFIAGNRNLMQPSSSAAMQNFANDVITSNDQSQAMQSMGFVPQEINQSFNGMPISGTSSVNQYSRFLGMSNSCHDLMTKANAYEAEKASYPYSTAQSYQQSAAQSCLQDKTLSVQNYPGKHIFGSSLLQNLGNDVTSGNFQHANNIRYSDQFDEFHGRQEQGDSSGNLQEKPVSEVGSSSGVASLDPIEQKILFGSDNDNWGFSFGGSLISGMGEDIHGHTLENDHYGSFPSIHSGSWSALMQEAVQASSSDKGLREETSGLCFQKTEQVMGKPSVPINVNGKQPTAWDDSNLQSVTSVTSRSFPLFNDANATPNSSTSPSNQNFSEFAHEENDRILTEAPQVSFKLSTQGANNKEFCQNQDQTKLVEDGLLPPRPSSSGLWVGKTIEQHEEIQFKSKDIGGRWGDQQNLPLSDAPSGWNSSYPTASRSNKTLNYQENHGNLWKIGENRVYLNSGLQSVKSDISSPKIAEYSLASNYGSVRNPNALKLNQNKQQQVTNEQKSVFGIHFTPNTCMSSEGNKDVEENQNQPSRSPQGWATSLNATSEGLCNTHENEKEHGRVDPGKGYIEDAAKERSLWTSNDQHPFMSGSQKSSIQYGEHTVGSRMLQNSLGKMRRTAEPSFPPNHLLSLQNRSSSNSEQPFAETSQFSGHIVCSDHMDGSKRIAVETGNLLSRNTIPVYASSSSFNGSTIQYSQIETIAQASKNVLELLHKVDQSGNGNSVNSSDIPAQAVADFSVTHAHFDGSSNIKGIGLQLTPPSVPMSHKSFSDINSAQLDNNAGYQNQGWSNFTSSARSVLALDDPSKIDKWDKMSSLPGQKLNEHPEANQHFNYSASADFPLAGNQLQEQQQLQQQHSSSAKDHLEHQQQQWQQQHISNTTSREVLDQSVKFSFGNQVNARAIVESASLTEQLHDSNDGSASGKSVQTSFPSLVGTLPTPGFSQITNSGEQLPVVETKSGSQSSLSGLSQQDGFSKMFHNVWTSISARQRQAGISPLLTPNVLQFIINHDRDTSPLGLPNVGDQVDKEESTPEVGSRSVNSQKGEVNPAQGKSVNLIQTEKVDVIPQSENASHSIEELLKPPLDAVPNVSISSLLCLQQEQDPPLSSQVLHAPPASIVSSSGDLDISGCVLKPSDIQQQKYSLLNQIQSMKASDSHLNKMTGNIPRGTAFSSNTSQMNFNMDQRFDHRQNAVYRFSADGKVGAASQILFPSDAKMLSSDSSDIKEKNPSTSIAGRPELHTHTRPLSTNSTANVLGRSEHTWVSPHIAPFWSEHYGTYKNGRMVALCDAQRSGKTAIQQPFVQKFPARMDDSDVVEQKLDSSHGSSYGQGTSAIKTDPSRSSPFLLAQNVMDHDIILRSKKRKSEITDMPWHKIITVCPERSQSIRMTELDWTMSANRLMEKMDDEAETMEDDLLMPQSRRRLILTTQLMHQLIPAVPAMLFEGEATSAYASVTYSVAKAALSDACSLVSFSESDSHVLLGNENMIFGELKTSQKVEDNTFSRFAENFIGKSKKLKTDFIRLEKGSTLLDLLLECQELERFSILNHLGKFHGRTHANGVVFFPKRNITPLPVPGNLPEGVLCLSL from the exons ATGCAGTTGTGGCAACAACAGTTGATGTACAAGCAGTCCCAGGAGCTTCATAGACAGCAGCAACTTCAGCAGCTAGATCAGGGGCCATGGCAATCAAGTCCACTTAGCCAGTTGTCTGGTGTAGCAAATCCTGCAACAGGAAATCAGTTATCTACACCATTACATGAGATGCCCATCAATGATACGTATAACTACATATGGCCGAATAATTTTGTTGGAGGAATATCCAACTTACCTAGTAACACTCAGATGTTTATTGCTGGCAACAGAAACTTGATGCAGCCCAGTTCCTCTGCTGCCATGCAGAATTTTGCAAATGATGTTATTACATCAAATGATCAAAGTCAAGCAATGCAATCTATGGGATTTGTGCCACAAGAGATTAATCAGTCTTTCAATGGCATGCCTATTTCAGGCACTAGCTCTGTAAACCAATATTCACGCTTCCTAGGAATGTCTAATAGTTGCCATGATTTGATGACCAAGGCAAATGCATACGAGGCAGAAAAAGCATCGTACCCATATAGCACTGCTCAAAGTTACCAGCAATCTGCTGCACAAAGTTGCTTACAGGATAAGACTCTGTCTGTGCAGAATTATCCAGGAAAACATATCTTTGGCAGTTCTCTCTTACAGAATCTAGGTAATGATGTTACATCAGGAAACTTTCAACATGCAAACAATATTCGATACAGTGATCAGTTTGATGAATTTCATGGTAGGCAAGAACAAGGTGATTCATCTGGTAATTTACAGGAAAAGCCAGTCTCAGAAGTAGGGAGTTCTAGTGGTGTAGCTAGTCTAGATCCTATAGAACAGAAGATCTTGTTTGGCTCTGATAATGACAACTGGGGATTTTCATTTGGAGGGAGTCTTATCTCTGGCATGGGTGAAGATATACATGGGCATACTTTAGAGAATGATCATTATGGTTCCTTTCCTTCTATCCATAGTGGGAGCTGGAGTGCTCTTATGCAAGAGGCTGTGCAAGCTTCCAGTAGTGACAAGGGGCTCCGAGAAGAGACAAGTGGTTTGTGTTTTCAAAAGACAGAACAAGTGATGGGAAAGCCTTCGGTTCCAATTAATGTCAACGGAAAACAACCGACTGCTTGGGATGATAGCAACCTACAGAGTGTAACTTCTGTAACTTCAAGATCTTTTCCTTTGTTTAATGATGCTAATGCAACTCCAAACTCCTCTACTTCTCCTAGTAATCAGAATTTTTCAGAGTTTGCTCATGAAGAAAATGATAGGATTTTAACTGAGGCTCCCCAAGTGTCCTTCAAGTTGTCCACCCAAGGAGCCAATAACAAAGAGTTCTGTCAGAATCAAGATCAAACCAAACTCGTAGAAGATGGTCTCCTACCTCCAAGACCTTCAAGTAGTGGACTATGGGTTGGGAAGACCATTGAGCAGCATGAGGAGATTCAGTTCAAGTCAAAAGACATAGGGGGTCGTTGGGGTGACCAGCAAAATTTGCCCCTGTCCGATGCTCCTAGTGGCTGGAATTCTAGCTATCCAACGGCATCTAGAAGTAACAAGACTTTGAATTATCAAGAAAACCATGGCAATTTGTGGAAGATTGGTGAAAATCGAGTTTATCTAAATTCTGGATTGCAATCAGTCAAATCTGATATTAGCAGTCCCAAGATAGCCGAGTATTCCTTAGCAAGTAATTATGGTTCTGTTAGGAACCCAAATGCCTTAAAGTTGAACCAGAACAAACAACAACAGGTTACGAACGAACAGAAATCTGTTTTTGGGATACATTTTACCCCTAATACATGTATGAGCTCTGAAGGGAACAAAGATGTAGAAGAAAATCAGAATCAGCCAAGCAGGAGCCCACAAGGATGGGCGACGTCTCTAAATGCCACCTCAGAAGGATTGTGCAATACCCATGAGAATGAAAAAGAGCATGGAAGAGTTGATCCAGGCAAAGGTTATATTGAAGATGCAGCAAAAGAGAGGTCTCTGTGGACTAGTAATGACCAACATCCTTTCATGAGTGGAAGCCAGAAGTCCTCAATTCAGTATGGCGAACATACTGTGGGGTCTAGAATGTTACAGAATTCACTGGGAAAAATGAGGAGAACTGCAGAACCTTCATTCCCACCAAACCACCTATTAAGTTTACAGAACCGATCCAGCTCAAATAGTGAGCAGCCATTTGCCGAAACATCACAGTTTTCTGGTCATATTGTTTGCAGCGATCATATGGACGGATCTAAG AGGATTGCAGTTGAAACAGGGAATCTTCTGTCCAGAAATACCATACCTGTCTATGCTTCCAGCAGTTCCTTTAATGGATCAACTATTCAATATTCCCAGATAGAAACGATTGCTCAAGCAAG CAAAAATGTGCTTGAGCTTCTTCACAAGGTTGATCAGTCAGGGAATGGAAATTCTGTGAATTCATCTGATATACCTGCACAAGCTGTTGCTGATTTTTCTGTTACACATGCTCACTTTGATGGGTCTTCTAACATAAAGGGAATTGGATTGCAATTGACCCCTCCATCTGTGCCAATGTCTCATAAATCCTTCAGTGATATTAACAGTGCACAATTGGACAATAATGCAGGATATCAGAATCAGGGATGGTCTAATTTTACATCTTCAGCTCGATCTGTTCTTGCCCTTGATGATCCCTCTAAAATAGACAAGTGGGATAAGATGTCCAGCCTACCTGGGCAGAAACTTAATGAACACCCAGAAGCAAATCAGCATTTTAACTACTCAGCCAGTGCTGATTTTCCCTTAGCAGGAAATCAACTGCAGGAGCAGCAGCAACTTCAACAGCAACATAGTTCTAGTGCAAAAGATCACCTGGAGCACCAACAACAACAATGGCAACAACAACACATTTCTAACACAACTTCTCGTGAAGTATTGGATCAGTCTGTCAAATTTTCATTTGGTAACCAAGTGAATGCAAGAGCAATTGTTGAAAGTGCCTCACTCACCGAGCAGCTACATGACTCTAATGATGGAAGTGCATCTGGGAAATCTGTTCAGACATCATTTCCTTCTCTGGTTGGTACATTACCAACCCCGG GCTTTTCTCAAATTACAAATTCCGGTGAGCAACTACCTGTTGTAGAAACGAAATCAGGTTCACAATCTTCATTATCAGGTTTATCTCAGCAAGATGGCTTCTCAAAAATGTTTCACAATGTGTGGACAAGTATATCAGCTCGACAACGTCAAGCTGGTATCAGTCCTCTGCTTACTCCAAATGTACTTCAGTTCATAATAAACCATGATAGAGATACAAGTCCATTGGGCCTGCCTAACGTAggtgatcaagtggacaaggaagaaAGTACCCCTGAAGTTGGTTCAAGATCTGTGAATTCGCAAAAGGGAGAAGTAAATCCAGCTCAGGGCAAATCCGTAAATCTGATACAAACTGAGAAGGTGGATGTTATTCCGCAGTCAGAGAATGCATCCCACAGCATAGAAGAATTACTAAAGCCACCTTTAGATGCAGTTCCCAATGTCTCAATTTCATCGTTACTTTGTCTGCAGCAGGAGCAGGATCCACCTCTTAGCTCTCAGGTATTACATGCTCCCCCAGCAAGTATTGTCTCCTCTAGCGGCGATCTTGATATCTCTGGATGCGTTTTAAAGCCTTCAGATATTCAACAACAAAAATACTCGCTACTTAATCAAATACAATCCATGAAGGCTTCTGATTCTCATCTAAACAAGATGACAGGAAACATACCAAGAGGAACTGCTTTTAGTTCCAATACCTCACAGATGAACTTCAATATGGATCAAAGATTTGATCACAGGCAAAATGCAGTCTACAGATTTTCTGCTGATGGTAAAGTTGGAGCAGCTTCTCAGATTTTGTTTCCATCAGATGCTAAAATGCTAAGCTCTGATTCAAGTgacattaaagaaaaaaatccAAGCACATCAATTGCAGGACGGCCTGAACTCCATACTCACACACGTCCCCTTAGTACAAATTCCACAGCGAATGTATTGGGACGTAGTGAGCACACATGGGTTAGCCCTCATATAGCTCCTTTCTGGTCTGAACATTATGGAACCTACAAAAATGGCAGAATGGTTGCTCTATGTGATGCCCAGAGGAGTGGAAAAACTGCCATTCAGCAGCCCTTTGTTCAAAAATTTCCTGCAAGGATGGATGATAGTGATGTAGTGGAACAAAAGCTTGACAGCAGTCATGGTAGTAGCTATGGCCAAGGTACATCAGCCATTAAGACAGATCCCAGTAGATCATCTCCTTTTTTGCTGGCTCAGAACGTCATGGACCATGATATAATTCTAAGATCGAAGAAACGCAAAAGTGAAATTACAGATATGCCATGGCATAAGATCATAACAGTGTGTCCAGAAAGGTCACAAAGCATCAG GATGACAGAGTTGGATTGGACAATGTCTGCCAATAGATTGATGGAGAAG ATGGATGATGAAGCTGAAACCATGGAAGATGACCTGTTGATGCCTCAATCACGAAGAAGGCTAATCTTGACAACTCAGCTGATGCATCAACTTATTCCAGCTGTACCAGCTATGCTGTTCGAAGGAGAGGCAACTTCAGCCTATGCAAGTGTGACTTATTCTGTCGCTAAGGCAGCCCTCTCAGATGCATGTAGCCTGGTTTCATTTTCAGAAAGCGATTCCCAcgttttgttgggaaatgaaaaTAT GATTTTTGGGGAGCTTAAGACTTCACAGAAGGTGGAGGACAATACTTTCTCAAGGTTTGCAGAAAATTTCATTGGTAAATCCAAGAaactcaaaactgatttcataag GTTGGAGAAGGGGTCTACATTGTTAGATTTACTACTGGAGTGCCAAGAATTGGAGAGGTTCTCCATTCTCAACCATCTGGGCAAGTTTCATGGCAGGACTCATGCTAATGGAGTCGTATTCTTTCCGAAAAGGAACATCACTCCACTTCCAGTGCCTGGAAATCTTCCTGAGGGGGTTCTCTGTCTCTCACTTTAA
- the LOC135580966 gene encoding uncharacterized protein LOC135580966 isoform X1 produces the protein MQLWQQQLMYKQSQELHRQQQLQQLDQGPWQSSPLSQLSGVANPATGNQLSTPLHEMPINDTYNYIWPNNFVGGISNLPSNTQMFIAGNRNLMQPSSSAAMQNFANDVITSNDQSQAMQSMGFVPQEINQSFNGMPISGTSSVNQYSRFLGMSNSCHDLMTKANAYEAEKASYPYSTAQSYQQSAAQSCLQDKTLSVQNYPGKHIFGSSLLQNLGNDVTSGNFQHANNIRYSDQFDEFHGRQEQGDSSGNLQEKPVSEVGSSSGVASLDPIEQKILFGSDNDNWGFSFGGSLISGMGEDIHGHTLENDHYGSFPSIHSGSWSALMQEAVQASSSDKGLREETSGLCFQKTEQVMGKPSVPINVNGKQPTAWDDSNLQSVTSVTSRSFPLFNDANATPNSSTSPSNQNFSEFAHEENDRILTEAPQVSFKLSTQGANNKEFCQNQDQTKLVEDGLLPPRPSSSGLWVGKTIEQHEEIQFKSKDIGGRWGDQQNLPLSDAPSGWNSSYPTASRSNKTLNYQENHGNLWKIGENRVYLNSGLQSVKSDISSPKIAEYSLASNYGSVRNPNALKLNQNKQQQVTNEQKSVFGIHFTPNTCMSSEGNKDVEENQNQPSRSPQGWATSLNATSEGLCNTHENEKEHGRVDPGKGYIEDAAKERSLWTSNDQHPFMSGSQKSSIQYGEHTVGSRMLQNSLGKMRRTAEPSFPPNHLLSLQNRSSSNSEQPFAETSQFSGHIVCSDHMDGSKRIAVETGNLLSRNTIPVYASSSSFNGSTIQYSQIETIAQASKNVLELLHKVDQSGNGNSVNSSDIPAQAVADFSVTHAHFDGSSNIKGIGLQLTPPSVPMSHKSFSDINSAQLDNNAGYQNQGWSNFTSSARSVLALDDPSKIDKWDKMSSLPGQKLNEHPEANQHFNYSASADFPLAGNQLQEQQQLQQQHSSSAKDHLEHQQQQWQQQHISNTTSREVLDQSVKFSFGNQVNARAIVESASLTEQLHDSNDGSASGKSVQTSFPSLVGTLPTPGIVSAAENHVPVGSRFCSVNTDQIKPTFAGFSQITNSGEQLPVVETKSGSQSSLSGLSQQDGFSKMFHNVWTSISARQRQAGISPLLTPNVLQFIINHDRDTSPLGLPNVGDQVDKEESTPEVGSRSVNSQKGEVNPAQGKSVNLIQTEKVDVIPQSENASHSIEELLKPPLDAVPNVSISSLLCLQQEQDPPLSSQVLHAPPASIVSSSGDLDISGCVLKPSDIQQQKYSLLNQIQSMKASDSHLNKMTGNIPRGTAFSSNTSQMNFNMDQRFDHRQNAVYRFSADGKVGAASQILFPSDAKMLSSDSSDIKEKNPSTSIAGRPELHTHTRPLSTNSTANVLGRSEHTWVSPHIAPFWSEHYGTYKNGRMVALCDAQRSGKTAIQQPFVQKFPARMDDSDVVEQKLDSSHGSSYGQGTSAIKTDPSRSSPFLLAQNVMDHDIILRSKKRKSEITDMPWHKIITVCPERSQSIRMTELDWTMSANRLMEKMDDEAETMEDDLLMPQSRRRLILTTQLMHQLIPAVPAMLFEGEATSAYASVTYSVAKAALSDACSLVSFSESDSHVLLGNENMIFGELKTSQKVEDNTFSRFAENFIGKSKKLKTDFIRLEKGSTLLDLLLECQELERFSILNHLGKFHGRTHANGVVFFPKRNITPLPVPGNLPEGVLCLSL, from the exons ATGCAGTTGTGGCAACAACAGTTGATGTACAAGCAGTCCCAGGAGCTTCATAGACAGCAGCAACTTCAGCAGCTAGATCAGGGGCCATGGCAATCAAGTCCACTTAGCCAGTTGTCTGGTGTAGCAAATCCTGCAACAGGAAATCAGTTATCTACACCATTACATGAGATGCCCATCAATGATACGTATAACTACATATGGCCGAATAATTTTGTTGGAGGAATATCCAACTTACCTAGTAACACTCAGATGTTTATTGCTGGCAACAGAAACTTGATGCAGCCCAGTTCCTCTGCTGCCATGCAGAATTTTGCAAATGATGTTATTACATCAAATGATCAAAGTCAAGCAATGCAATCTATGGGATTTGTGCCACAAGAGATTAATCAGTCTTTCAATGGCATGCCTATTTCAGGCACTAGCTCTGTAAACCAATATTCACGCTTCCTAGGAATGTCTAATAGTTGCCATGATTTGATGACCAAGGCAAATGCATACGAGGCAGAAAAAGCATCGTACCCATATAGCACTGCTCAAAGTTACCAGCAATCTGCTGCACAAAGTTGCTTACAGGATAAGACTCTGTCTGTGCAGAATTATCCAGGAAAACATATCTTTGGCAGTTCTCTCTTACAGAATCTAGGTAATGATGTTACATCAGGAAACTTTCAACATGCAAACAATATTCGATACAGTGATCAGTTTGATGAATTTCATGGTAGGCAAGAACAAGGTGATTCATCTGGTAATTTACAGGAAAAGCCAGTCTCAGAAGTAGGGAGTTCTAGTGGTGTAGCTAGTCTAGATCCTATAGAACAGAAGATCTTGTTTGGCTCTGATAATGACAACTGGGGATTTTCATTTGGAGGGAGTCTTATCTCTGGCATGGGTGAAGATATACATGGGCATACTTTAGAGAATGATCATTATGGTTCCTTTCCTTCTATCCATAGTGGGAGCTGGAGTGCTCTTATGCAAGAGGCTGTGCAAGCTTCCAGTAGTGACAAGGGGCTCCGAGAAGAGACAAGTGGTTTGTGTTTTCAAAAGACAGAACAAGTGATGGGAAAGCCTTCGGTTCCAATTAATGTCAACGGAAAACAACCGACTGCTTGGGATGATAGCAACCTACAGAGTGTAACTTCTGTAACTTCAAGATCTTTTCCTTTGTTTAATGATGCTAATGCAACTCCAAACTCCTCTACTTCTCCTAGTAATCAGAATTTTTCAGAGTTTGCTCATGAAGAAAATGATAGGATTTTAACTGAGGCTCCCCAAGTGTCCTTCAAGTTGTCCACCCAAGGAGCCAATAACAAAGAGTTCTGTCAGAATCAAGATCAAACCAAACTCGTAGAAGATGGTCTCCTACCTCCAAGACCTTCAAGTAGTGGACTATGGGTTGGGAAGACCATTGAGCAGCATGAGGAGATTCAGTTCAAGTCAAAAGACATAGGGGGTCGTTGGGGTGACCAGCAAAATTTGCCCCTGTCCGATGCTCCTAGTGGCTGGAATTCTAGCTATCCAACGGCATCTAGAAGTAACAAGACTTTGAATTATCAAGAAAACCATGGCAATTTGTGGAAGATTGGTGAAAATCGAGTTTATCTAAATTCTGGATTGCAATCAGTCAAATCTGATATTAGCAGTCCCAAGATAGCCGAGTATTCCTTAGCAAGTAATTATGGTTCTGTTAGGAACCCAAATGCCTTAAAGTTGAACCAGAACAAACAACAACAGGTTACGAACGAACAGAAATCTGTTTTTGGGATACATTTTACCCCTAATACATGTATGAGCTCTGAAGGGAACAAAGATGTAGAAGAAAATCAGAATCAGCCAAGCAGGAGCCCACAAGGATGGGCGACGTCTCTAAATGCCACCTCAGAAGGATTGTGCAATACCCATGAGAATGAAAAAGAGCATGGAAGAGTTGATCCAGGCAAAGGTTATATTGAAGATGCAGCAAAAGAGAGGTCTCTGTGGACTAGTAATGACCAACATCCTTTCATGAGTGGAAGCCAGAAGTCCTCAATTCAGTATGGCGAACATACTGTGGGGTCTAGAATGTTACAGAATTCACTGGGAAAAATGAGGAGAACTGCAGAACCTTCATTCCCACCAAACCACCTATTAAGTTTACAGAACCGATCCAGCTCAAATAGTGAGCAGCCATTTGCCGAAACATCACAGTTTTCTGGTCATATTGTTTGCAGCGATCATATGGACGGATCTAAG AGGATTGCAGTTGAAACAGGGAATCTTCTGTCCAGAAATACCATACCTGTCTATGCTTCCAGCAGTTCCTTTAATGGATCAACTATTCAATATTCCCAGATAGAAACGATTGCTCAAGCAAG CAAAAATGTGCTTGAGCTTCTTCACAAGGTTGATCAGTCAGGGAATGGAAATTCTGTGAATTCATCTGATATACCTGCACAAGCTGTTGCTGATTTTTCTGTTACACATGCTCACTTTGATGGGTCTTCTAACATAAAGGGAATTGGATTGCAATTGACCCCTCCATCTGTGCCAATGTCTCATAAATCCTTCAGTGATATTAACAGTGCACAATTGGACAATAATGCAGGATATCAGAATCAGGGATGGTCTAATTTTACATCTTCAGCTCGATCTGTTCTTGCCCTTGATGATCCCTCTAAAATAGACAAGTGGGATAAGATGTCCAGCCTACCTGGGCAGAAACTTAATGAACACCCAGAAGCAAATCAGCATTTTAACTACTCAGCCAGTGCTGATTTTCCCTTAGCAGGAAATCAACTGCAGGAGCAGCAGCAACTTCAACAGCAACATAGTTCTAGTGCAAAAGATCACCTGGAGCACCAACAACAACAATGGCAACAACAACACATTTCTAACACAACTTCTCGTGAAGTATTGGATCAGTCTGTCAAATTTTCATTTGGTAACCAAGTGAATGCAAGAGCAATTGTTGAAAGTGCCTCACTCACCGAGCAGCTACATGACTCTAATGATGGAAGTGCATCTGGGAAATCTGTTCAGACATCATTTCCTTCTCTGGTTGGTACATTACCAACCCCGGGTATTGTTTCTGCTGCTGAAAATCATGTACCTGTTGGTTCACGATTTTGCTCAGTGAACACTGATCAAATAAAGCCAACATTTGCAGGCTTTTCTCAAATTACAAATTCCGGTGAGCAACTACCTGTTGTAGAAACGAAATCAGGTTCACAATCTTCATTATCAGGTTTATCTCAGCAAGATGGCTTCTCAAAAATGTTTCACAATGTGTGGACAAGTATATCAGCTCGACAACGTCAAGCTGGTATCAGTCCTCTGCTTACTCCAAATGTACTTCAGTTCATAATAAACCATGATAGAGATACAAGTCCATTGGGCCTGCCTAACGTAggtgatcaagtggacaaggaagaaAGTACCCCTGAAGTTGGTTCAAGATCTGTGAATTCGCAAAAGGGAGAAGTAAATCCAGCTCAGGGCAAATCCGTAAATCTGATACAAACTGAGAAGGTGGATGTTATTCCGCAGTCAGAGAATGCATCCCACAGCATAGAAGAATTACTAAAGCCACCTTTAGATGCAGTTCCCAATGTCTCAATTTCATCGTTACTTTGTCTGCAGCAGGAGCAGGATCCACCTCTTAGCTCTCAGGTATTACATGCTCCCCCAGCAAGTATTGTCTCCTCTAGCGGCGATCTTGATATCTCTGGATGCGTTTTAAAGCCTTCAGATATTCAACAACAAAAATACTCGCTACTTAATCAAATACAATCCATGAAGGCTTCTGATTCTCATCTAAACAAGATGACAGGAAACATACCAAGAGGAACTGCTTTTAGTTCCAATACCTCACAGATGAACTTCAATATGGATCAAAGATTTGATCACAGGCAAAATGCAGTCTACAGATTTTCTGCTGATGGTAAAGTTGGAGCAGCTTCTCAGATTTTGTTTCCATCAGATGCTAAAATGCTAAGCTCTGATTCAAGTgacattaaagaaaaaaatccAAGCACATCAATTGCAGGACGGCCTGAACTCCATACTCACACACGTCCCCTTAGTACAAATTCCACAGCGAATGTATTGGGACGTAGTGAGCACACATGGGTTAGCCCTCATATAGCTCCTTTCTGGTCTGAACATTATGGAACCTACAAAAATGGCAGAATGGTTGCTCTATGTGATGCCCAGAGGAGTGGAAAAACTGCCATTCAGCAGCCCTTTGTTCAAAAATTTCCTGCAAGGATGGATGATAGTGATGTAGTGGAACAAAAGCTTGACAGCAGTCATGGTAGTAGCTATGGCCAAGGTACATCAGCCATTAAGACAGATCCCAGTAGATCATCTCCTTTTTTGCTGGCTCAGAACGTCATGGACCATGATATAATTCTAAGATCGAAGAAACGCAAAAGTGAAATTACAGATATGCCATGGCATAAGATCATAACAGTGTGTCCAGAAAGGTCACAAAGCATCAG GATGACAGAGTTGGATTGGACAATGTCTGCCAATAGATTGATGGAGAAG ATGGATGATGAAGCTGAAACCATGGAAGATGACCTGTTGATGCCTCAATCACGAAGAAGGCTAATCTTGACAACTCAGCTGATGCATCAACTTATTCCAGCTGTACCAGCTATGCTGTTCGAAGGAGAGGCAACTTCAGCCTATGCAAGTGTGACTTATTCTGTCGCTAAGGCAGCCCTCTCAGATGCATGTAGCCTGGTTTCATTTTCAGAAAGCGATTCCCAcgttttgttgggaaatgaaaaTAT GATTTTTGGGGAGCTTAAGACTTCACAGAAGGTGGAGGACAATACTTTCTCAAGGTTTGCAGAAAATTTCATTGGTAAATCCAAGAaactcaaaactgatttcataag GTTGGAGAAGGGGTCTACATTGTTAGATTTACTACTGGAGTGCCAAGAATTGGAGAGGTTCTCCATTCTCAACCATCTGGGCAAGTTTCATGGCAGGACTCATGCTAATGGAGTCGTATTCTTTCCGAAAAGGAACATCACTCCACTTCCAGTGCCTGGAAATCTTCCTGAGGGGGTTCTCTGTCTCTCACTTTAA
- the LOC135585635 gene encoding uncharacterized protein LOC135585635, with protein sequence MEAKANAAGTPLPPSKVSSSRNHNPGLSPSPSPTRLWRPAAQRNIRNQWSKLLSNKDRWASAASEGRSQATSLVNAYLNQRYMPAMELGVLKDMPGIRQKACDKLARKQETYRKLLLSSYNDMVLAVAELVKSARSMRCFLKGPIASPLAQFSDIPEHENDPGDGGGIPVFSSFSITYFENLAHELVKMFLSELSLKRFLVVELLSIKHEEGKGQFDRLKWSDELYSGEFQDLTISGLCSEKNVEPLLPSLRGQQPCASLTTQVDHPLSSDVLQVYLTTWLADVNIDTNRINDIFTIVEEETQVKLS encoded by the exons ATGGAAGCCAAAGCGAACGCCGCTGGCACGCCTCTTCCCCCTTCGAAGGTCTCGAGCTCTCGGAACCATAATCCTGGTCTGTCCCCGTCGCCTTCGCCGACGCGGCTATGGCGGCCGGCGGCGCAGAGGAATATAAGGAACCAGTGGTCGAAGCTGCTCTCGAACAAGGATCGGTGGGCCTCCGCGGCGTCGGAGGGGAGGTCGCAGGCTACCTCTCTCGTCAATGCTTATCTTAATCAGAG GTACATGCCGGCGATGGAATTGGGTGTTCTGAAGGATATGCCTGGGATTCGGCAGAAGGCTTGTGACAAATTGGCTCGTAAGCAG GAAACGTATCGAAAATTGCTGTTATCATCTTACAACGATATG GTACTTGCTGTTGCTGAACTGGTCAAGTCAGCTCGCTCTATGCGTTGTTTCCTTAAAGGACCTATCGCCAGCCCCCTGGCACAATTTTCTGATATTCCAGAGCATGAGAATGATCCTGGAGATGGTGGAGGAATTCCAGTTTTTTCATCTTtttcaattacatactttg AGAATCTTGCACATGAGCTTGTCAAGATGTTTCTATCAGAGCTAAGTTTGAAG AGGTTCCTTGTGGTCGAGTTACTGTCGATTAAACATGAGGAAGGTAAAGGACAATTCGATAGATTAAAATGGTCAGATGAGCTATATTCTGGAGAATTTCAAGATCTAACTATTAGTGGTCTGTGCTCTGAGAAAAATGTTGAGCCTTTACTTCCATCGCTAAGAGGTCAGCAACCCTGTGCCTCCCTGACCACACAAGTTGATCATCCTTTGAGCAGTGATGTTTTGCAG GTGTACCTAACAACATGGCTTGCTGATGTAAACATTGACACGAATAG AATCAATGACATATTTACTATTGTCGAAGAAGAAACACAGGTCAAACTGTCGTGA